Below is a genomic region from Lutra lutra chromosome 18, mLutLut1.2, whole genome shotgun sequence.
aaattgacagaaagaaatgaaaaaatgtagaCGGACCAGTAGCCctgaaagaaatagtaaaaattataaacaaaactcCACTTCTTTGAAAGATGCTACCCTCAGATAATTTTATggatgagttatttatttatttatttattcacttgagagtgAGAGGGCACAGGAGcgtgggtgggggaggcagaaggagagagagatctttcCACATCTAGCAGGTtccacatccagcacagagcccgactcggggctcgatctcacaaccctgagattatgacctgagccgaaatcgagagtcagacatttaactgactaagccacccaggcaccctttttaatttatttttaaatttttatttattttttggtttaagtaggctctatgcctaATGTGAAGCATGAACATCATGACCCCAAGATAAGGAgccacatgttccactgactaagccagcagGTGTCCCTAtgaatgagtttttttaaaaacatacaaagaataaGTCATTTTCAGACCACCTGagtaggcaaaaagaaaaagaaaagttcctCCATCTCTTTTATGAAGCTAGCATAACTAAAAGCGAAATCTGATTATAAACACACAAGAAAGGAATATTACCGACCAAACTTTCTTATGAATACTGATGTAAAACCCCTAAATAAACCATCATCAAATCAATTCCAACCAAGTCGGTTCTAGTACTAACAGTACAATAAAGCATGACCCAAGCTTAGTCTTGtcatgcaaggatggtttaatattAGGAAAGTTATCAATACATCTGATTATATCAGTAAGTAAAGAGGGAAGTCAAATGATCAACATTGTAGATTTTGTGGAAACAATGAGTATCATTAATGTGCATTTTTCTTAACAACTCTAGGTAAACTTGGAATAAAGCAGTAGTTCCTATATATGGtgaagaatgtctttttttttttttataagcgtataatgtattattagccccaggggtacaggtctgtgaatcgccaggtttacgcacttcacagcactcaccatagcacataccctccccaatgtccataaccccaccaccctccctctaaccccctccccctggccaccctcagtttgttttgtgacattaagagtctctcatggtttgtctccctcccgatcccatcttgtttcatttaaagaTTGTCTATCTTAAAACAACATCCACATTAACTTAAAAGCAAAATACTAGACATAATCCCATATGGTCAAAAGCAGAAAGAGATGCCTATTATGATTCTCATAAGATCAGTATTTAATACTGCTGGTTTTTAGGCAAAGATTTTCAAAGATAACGTAACCTAGCCAGAGACAGTCTGATGTGGCCTCTTCTAGGCATGCTACTATTTGGTGCCTCTtcaaatctaattttaaaaagtgaacatttGAATTACACAAGTTGTATATTCTTGTTGACACAATTAAAACAACTGACATAATTCAAGCATCTGAAGTAAAATTAATCATCTCTTCTTCCCCtctacagactaatatccctaaTAGGCACTGTTAAAATGTTGTATATTAACTTCcatattttcctttgcttataGAAGCAGATGGAAACATATGAGTGCTTATCTAAGTTCTCTTTCAAAAGCAGGGAACAcagaggctcagttggttaagcatctatttctttttttttttttaagatttttttttttatttgacagagagagagatcacaagtaggcagagaggcaggcagagagagagggaagcaggctccctgctgagcagagagcacgatttgggacttgatcccaggaccctgagatcatgacctgagccgaaggcagaggctttaacccactgagccctacccaggcgccccaagcatctagttcttgatttctgctcagtcacgatcttggggttgtgagattgaaccctgcacagggctctgtgctcagcggaaGGTTTGCTGGAAATTCTcgctttccctctccccctccccctccccctgtactctctctctctctcaaaaaaaaaaaaaaataataataatagtaaataaattttttaaaaagtgggcagtGCCAAAGACATTGTTCAGATTGCTTTTGTCAGTTACCAGTTACCATGGATATTCTTCCAGTTAATACAAAATACTCTACATGATTGAAAGTAATGTCCATTAAATATCTGCTCAgtagttaaaaaggaaaaatatccgAGGAAGACAACTGACAGCAGTTTTCAGCCTCTGTCTGTGCCCCAGCAGTCTGGCTCTGGCCCTGAACTTGCACGctctaatatccaaaataatatcCCTGTAGTTATTTGGACCAACCTTCCTTAGACAGCAGGTTCATGGCCATCTAATTGTTCTTTAAGTAAGCCTCTTGGTAATGTGTGTGTGCGTACTGACAGCAAGTGTTCCAGATAAAGCCATGTTTCCTCAGGGAAACAGTGGCTCTGAGAGAACCAGGAAGCTGGTTCTCTCCTCTACAAATGGCTCAGCATATATCTTCCAGCCACACGAGAACCTCTCTTAGAGAGTTTTGGTTATTAAGATGGTCGGTACACTTTGAGTCTCCTGGCAGTGCTTTCATTGATGACTCAGTTGGGTCTCGCCTCATAATCTGGTTCTCCCCCCATAATCTGGTTCTGAATCTACTACGAAGGAGGGGGTAGGGAAATGAGCACTCAGCACAGTATGTGAAAATGGGTTGTACTATTTACGTGGGGTAACTCGTGCTTCCAAATTGGCATACGCTTTGACCAGGTAGTTTAACATAGAATagtataatgtaaataaatacatttataatagaaataatagaaataaaatgatcgCAGCTATGGGTAAGCTTTTCTGGACAACGTATTTACAGCATCAAAAAGTTGGGAACAATCTCTATGCTCATTACCAGGGAATATAATGATGTTACATTCATGCAATGGAATTCTATGTGgggtaaaaacatttttttttaaagatagtgttaatttacttgacagagagagcacaagcagggggagcaggaaagggagaagcaggctccttgctcagtggggagtgctgaaggcaaatgcttgactgactgagccacccaggcacctctctatCTGGCTGTTAAAAACAATgttaaagaggggtgcctgggtgtctcagtcagttaagcatctgcctttagctcatgtcatgatcccagggtcctgggatcgagcctcacatctggctccctgctcagtggagagcctgcttctccctctccctctgcctctttctgcctccctgctcaagctctctctcactctctctttctctcaagcaaacaaacaaacaaacaaataaataaatctttaaaaaaaatgttaaagaaaaatatttattgtcccAGAAAACTAGCTATAATGTATGGTTATGTGAAAGAcatgattttgaaatattaaatattatgtatgCACATACACAGGGATAAAAATAGTGAAAGAGTGTTTACAAAgttcctcacttttttttaaggtttttttaatttatttgacagagatcacaagcaggcagagaggcaggcagagagagagggagaagcaggctccctgctgagcagagagcctgatgcagggctagatcccaggaccctgggatcatgacctgagccaaaggcagaggctttaactcactgagccacccaggcaccccacaaagtTCCTCACTTTTAAACATAATGTTTTGCTAGAAGTGTCTTTGGAAGTTAGTTCTCTGAAAGTGAAACTGTAGGCTCACATATTACAAAGGATTTCTATTCCTAGAGAGCTAAAAGCAATGAAGAGCCTGACTTACAGTTGCTACAAACCTcatatgggggagggggtttcTTTAGAGGTGATGTGCcagagcctggggtgggagggtgttGACAGTACAGatctgtcctttctcctttcactcAGTAGTGTTCACTGAGGACCTGCTTTGTGCCTGTGTCTCCACTGGGCACCAGAGACATACCAGGGAATGAAACCAGATTCATCTCTTACTCCCATGTAGCTCACAGACCAGTGGGTGGGACACATCTGACTGAAATAATCAGATGAATGAATGTGCTCTCAAAGAAAAGAACACTTCAGCTGTCCCCCTTAGTAGAGACAATTGGGAAAACGGCCTTGAGCATCTGCCCCTAGTCAGGACCTGCTGTCCTTTCCCTGCTCTTCCTGGGAGCCCCCGTGTTAAGTCTTTTCCCTAAACAATCTTCTATGGCATCAATGAAAGCATCATTGGGTGCCTCAAATGTTGCTGTACATTGTACTCACTGAAATTCCTCtcagagttcatttatttttttaaaatattttatttatttatttgacagagagagagatcacaagtaggtggagaggcagacagagagagggaagcaggctccctgctgagtagagagtccgacgcgggtctccatcccaggaccccgggatcatgacctgagctgaaggcagaggctctaacgcactgagccacccaggcgcccctcaaagagagtttcttaaaattttttttgtttgttgtcgttgttttcaggtggggagggccagaggaagggaaaccgtcttaagcaggctccagacccagggcagaacctgacacagggctcaatctcacaaccctgagattatgacctaaactgaaatcaagagtcagatgcttagcaactgaaCCGCCCAGGTGGCCCTCAAAGAGAGGTTGTTTTACGGTTGGAAGGAATATGATGATGAGCCATTTGTAGAAGAGGATGAAATGCCAGAGAAGTGGCAGAGGAAACTGTCCTCTCTCATTGTCTTAGTGGGGCCCTTGCTGactgcctccctggcctccccacACCCCTTTGCTCCCCTGCAGTGCCCAAATACAGGACAGTTAGAGTGAGACTCCCTGCCTAAGAATAGAGCCGTCGAGGCCACCCCATGGAGAAAGCAAGGATGGCCGGtatgggagaaagaagaaagaggagaagcttCACCAGATACCCCACAGCCTAGATTAGGCCTATTTGTTTTGTacggtgggtttttttttttttttaagattttatttatttatttgacagagatcacaactaggcagagaggcaggcagagagagaggaggaagcaggctccccgcggagcagagagctggatgtgaggctcaatcccaggaccctgggatcatgacctgagccgaaggcagaggctttaacccactgagccacccaggcacccctgtacagtgggtttttaaaactgaattaattgccaatatttaaaaattagtgatgttattttaaaatccagatttctaGCCTCCTTTGAAAAAATCACATGATTCTGGCACCACTGGTTCCATATCCCTACATTGTAACAATTCTCAGGAACTGCTCTAGTCCCTTAGTTTACCTACAACTTGCATTGTGTTGTCTTCCCAGGCCCTGTGACATGACTGCTAAGTACAGCTGCATAGATTGTGCACTGCACAACTTGAGAGGGTGTCATTCCCATAGATCAATATGAACAGTGCCCCTGGAATTGTGCGGTGTGGTGAAAACAGATGGTCCTATTTTACTTGCATTTTGGATCTCTAGATTAGGGATTTTTATATGTAATGTGCAATTTGCACAAAAGCCGTATATAAGAAAGTCAAGGATCCCTTACATCTCCATATAGTAGCACTGCTTATTTCTGGCTGGTGGCATTATGGTTGAGTTTTATTCTCTTTGTGATTttccacattttcacatttttctgcAACAAACATGTATTCCTTCTATAATCGGAGAATAGGAGGGAAATGACAACAAAtgttacattaagaaaaaagtaaatgaggTGCCGTGAGATTCTGGCAGGAAGGAGAGCAGAGGCCAGCATTTACTTGCAAGTGAGAGGCTGGATGCAGGCAGCCAGAGGATTTCTAATGAGGCCAAGAGTCCAGGGAATGCGCCAGAAGGGGGCTGTGATTACCATCTGAATCTAACAGCCTTCTTTAGAAATTACTAAGTGCACAGTGTCCTGGGAACACAGGAAGACACGGAAACCGGCACAACCAGGGTACATTGCCCTAGGAATGTGGACCgaggtttgcttttttttctctcaatccACCAAAAGGAAGTGAACATAGGCTCTGAGCTTGGGAGAACTTGAATAATTGCCAAGCTGTGGCTGGTGAATAAAAGTTCAATTACAATTGTGCTTGTTAATGAAATCCAAGTGCTAGAGTGGGAGACCAGCAGAAACAGCCCTCTTTTCtgaaagcacaaacagggaagCTGGTaagggtggggctgggtggggggtgctggggagagCAGTCAGGTGCTCCCCTGGGCTTGAAGTGGcagcgggggggcgggggtggcgaGAGTGATTTCAGAAACAAATTGCGTTCAAGTGTGCAAGCTGTAAACCCTTTTGTACTTCAATgacatcatctgtaaaatgaggataataatgccTTCCTCAGGGGATTATCATAAGAATGAAATGGTGTTTCTAATACAAAGTTAGTGTTCCCCTTTTTTTTGCCCCTCAAGCTAATTCAGTATGTCAAATCCTGAGAACCTGCAGAAGGCAAAccactgtgctaggctctggtGGGAGGAGTAGACAGGGGGAGAAGATATGGCaccgtacttttttttttaattttatttatttgacagagatcacaagtaggcagagagagagagagagagagagagagagagagagaagcaggctccctgctgagcagagagcctcatgcggagttcgatcccagtaccctgggatcacgacctgagccgaaggcagcggctcaacccactgagccacccaagcgccccaaggcACTGTATTCTTTATGAATGTAAGCTCTTTTGACATTACCACAATCCcatgagatgtgtgtgtgtgtgtgtgtgtgtgtgtgtgtgtgtataaagatttatttatttatttgagggggaagaaacagaaggagagagagagagaatctcaagcagactccatgcagagctgagatcatgtcctgagccaaaatccagagtctgatgcttaactgagccacccaggcagccaccccaagataaatatttttacaatatttttaacttttcattggaaataattttcagagtcacagaaaagttgaaaaaatggTATAGAGTTCCTACgtacccttcacccagcttcccctaatATTAATGTCTTGTGTAACcactgtctgatttttttttaaattcatttatttgacagagatcacaagtaggcagagaggcaggcagagagagaggaggaagcagactccctgctgagcagagagccagatgtggggctcgatcccaggaccctgggatcataacctgagccaaaggcagaggctttaacccactgagccaccaggtgccccaactgtcTGGTTTTCAACaccaagaaattaacattggtatGGTTCTGCTAAGTAAACTGTAGACCGTACTCGAATTTCACCAgtaaccccccacccctcaccccgtGCCCTCTTTCTAGTGCAGGATCTCACGGATCTCACATTACTTACAGTAGTtatgtttctttagtttcttgTCTTTCATAATCTTGACACTTTTGATGAGCACCAGACAGCTGTTTTGTAGGACGTCTCTGGATCTgattttgtctgatgttttctcataatCAAATTGAGGTGATGCATTTCTGGTGAGAATACCACAGAAGTGATGTGTTCTTCTCAGTGCGTCCAAccgtggggtgggaggggctcaTGATGTCTTAgaataactttaagaaaaaaaaaaaacaggagagttAACTTGTCTGATGTTCACAGTTTGGGACCAAGCAGAATCACTTACCACATAAAAATAGTCTTAGAAGCAGGAGAGATTTATAGATGTTAGGAATGCAGGATGGAAATGTAGGTAAGAGATCATGACTGCTCTTGATTTAAGTTTCTCTTTGCATGTGGGTGAGAAGTAAGCTGAGAAGGTCCTTCTAAGAGGAAACGAGGAACTGTAGGGTCGCTGATTTCGTACCGGCATGAGGAGGACAGGGGACACTGCGGGACTGTAGCTTCAACCACTGATGCAGCTGTACTCACCTGAGCTGAGTGTGGCCATAAGGGAATGTGGGCCCGGTATGGCCTgatattgcaattttttttttttttttttggctccaaGGTCCACCCGGGTTTATTAGGGACTGAAGAGGGAGGCCAGGAGTCCCCCAGCCACCCAGGTTGCGCCTGGCACGTGAAGATCCTGCCTGGCTTCCTCTGGTCCTTTTGGACAGAGGCCGGCCCTGCAGGAAGGAGCCTCAAGGGGCGCAGGTAGGAGttgggagttgggaggggggtgcCTTCTGGGAGTCCCCCTCAGAGGATGATCTGGTTGGTGAAGCTGCGGCTCAGCTCCTTGTGTGGTAGAACAATCGAGTTCAGGATGAGCACCTCAGCAGGGATCCGGACGCGGCAGCCTAGGATGGTGATGGCAGGCAGCAGCTTCCCGTCCTTGAAGAGGCTCTCACTGTCCATGTGCGCTCGGGGGTCGTTGGGATTGGGGTCATTGGGAGTACCCTCCACACGGGCCCAGCACCCCACAGTGCTCCCCCAGCCCACAATGGTGTGCAGGACACACGTGTGCTCCTGCAGTGTGGCCCCATGGAGGACAGTGCTCTCGCGGAGCCGCACACCCTCGCCCACGGTTACCCCCTCCCCGATGGAGACATTGGGGCCCAGCACGGCTGATGGGGCCACCTTAGCTGTGGGGTGGATGTAAACGTTTCCTCGGATTCGTGGACCCCCAGGAGTGTGCTTGGCCAGGCGTTCTGGGTGAGTGAGCTGGTACTGACCCAGGTAGAGGCGGGAGGCATAGAGGGCTGAGCCTGCGGACTTGATCTGACTCCAGATACCATCAGTGAGGTGCACATAGATCTGGCCCTGCCCAGCCAGGGCGGAGAACACGTCCTGCTCTAGGCGGATGTGCCTGCCCCTGGCCACAGGCCTGAGGAGTCCTCCAGTTGCCCATCCTGCTGGTTACGCTGGAAGACATCCCGAAGGGGCTTCAGGGCTTCCGGGGAGAAGAGGTAGATGCCGCAGTTGATGATGTCACTAACAAAGGTGCTGGGTTTCTCCACATAGTGCAGGACCGTGGTGCCAAGGAGCAAGAAAGGGTGAGGCTGGTGTCTGTAGGAATCCAACATAGCAGTCAAGGGGAAGTCGGAGCAGACATCAGCGTTGAGCACAAAGAAGGCCTCGGGGCCCCCGGCCAGGATCTGGTCCCGGAAATGGTAGAGACCACCTCCTGTGCCCAGGGGCACAAATTCCTGCAGGTACCTGATGGGGAGGTTAAACTCCTGCTGGGCAGCCTCTAGAAATCGGGTAAGGGCCTCGT
It encodes:
- the LOC125090266 gene encoding LOW QUALITY PROTEIN: mannose-1-phosphate guanyltransferase alpha-like (The sequence of the model RefSeq protein was modified relative to this genomic sequence to represent the inferred CDS: inserted 3 bases in 2 codons), which translates into the protein MLKAVILIGGPQKGTRFRPLSFEVPKPLFPVAGVPMIQHHIEACXQVPGMQEILLIGFYQPDEALTRFLEAAQQEFNLPIRYLQEFVPLGTGGGLYHFRDQILAGGPEAFFVLNADVCSDFPLTAMLDSYRHQPHPFLLLGTTVLHYVEKPSTFVSDIINCGIYLFSPEALKPLRDVFQRNQQDGQLEDSSGLWPGAGTXRLEQDVFSALAGQGQIYVHLTDGIWSQIKSAGSALYASRLYLGQYQLTHPERLAKHTPGGPRIRGNVYIHPTAKVAPSAVLGPNVSIGEGVTVGEGVRLRESTVLHGATLQEHTCVLHTIVGWGSTVGCWARVEGTPNDPNPNDPRAHMDSESLFKDGKLLPAITILGCRVRIPAEVLILNSIVLPHKELSRSFTNQIIL